The genome window agttaactgTTAACCCTAGTACATTCTCCTAAACTCGTTaaacaaagctaaaaacttactccctccgtttctttttatttgtcgctggataatgcaattttgcactatccagcgacaaataaaaagaaacgtagGGAGTATTTTGCTAGATAGACACGTATAATATACTCCGAATACAAAACCACATAGAATTTATACATCATATTTGTATTTGTATTGTAAGTAGAGTTCATACAAAATGTTTGTATTTGTATTGCAAGAACGTGCAAGCTATAACTAATCTTCAAAAAAGTTATTGTCCAAATATGGTTGTGCtttttcaccaaagtcttgatatCACCATGACTTAGGAGAGAGAACAGAGAAACCCCACGCTAAAAAACCCAAAAATATCGAGAGAAAACATAAACCCCCTAAACTCCAAGACGATATGTCGATAATTCGATATAAACAAAACCCGTCCTCCGACTCAAATAACCCACAGAAAAATAAAAGGAGCGCTGTTTTTCATGTTGGTCCCTGGAACATCCGCAGCCTCTCAAGGCCACCCCTCTCACTCACTATTTCTTCCCCTCGCTCCCACTCTCCCCTTCTTCCTTCCCTTCTCTCCTCCTCCCCGAGGGCTGAGGATATCCTTTAACCCATCCACCTCACGAGGAATCAGCACTCGCTTTTGCTCCGCGATTTATTGCTCAGGGTTCTTGCTGGGTGGTGGTGGCGGGTGGCGCGAGCAGTAGTTCACAAGAGCAAGCTGTTCTTGTGTGCGTGGTTCTATGCCTGCTTGCTTGCCGAGgggaggagaaggaggcggagtaGTGGGAGTTGAGGAGTGCAGGTACCGGCATTGCTGAGGCGGCGCCGGGAGATCCGGCGATGTCGGAAGCCGACCGGATACGCCACTGCACAGCAGCGCTGGCGCTGCACGACGATGAGGTAAGAGACAAGCCAGACGCCAAGGCGAACGTCTTCGCGGATCTCGGCTCGCCGGTGTCGCCGCTGCGGGTGCGGGCGAGCGTGGcgacgtcgtcgtcctcgtcctccggGTCGGCCAAGTCGCCGGCTCCGTCGAATGCTGGGATGGCGGGCGGGAGGAGCCACTCCGGCGAGCTGGTGGGCGAGTGCAACCCGCCGCGGCTGATGGCTCACAGGCGGTCCGGATCTGGACAGTTGATATTCACTGGCGGCGGCagccgggggaggggcggcggcagcGGGGACCGTGGGAGCACGGCGAGCTCGCCGATGCTGAATGCACTTCCCACCGGGAACATCTTCCCGCCCGTGCGTGTCCCGGCAACGGCGGCCGCGCCCCCTCCGTCGCGCTCCCGCCCGGACGTGCTCGGATCCGGCACCGGCCACTACGGCCACGGGAGCATCATGCGCGGCACCGGCATGGCCCCTGCCAGGAGCAGCATTGACTCCTCGTTCCTCGGACACTCCTCGAGATCGCCGGCGAGCTTTTCGGCAAGCAGTGGGAGCCTCCAGGAGGTGACCCGCTTGGGGAACGAGTGGTACAAAAAGGGTAAGTACGGGGAGGCGCTGCGGCACTACGAGCGCGCCGTGGCGCTGTGTCCCGAGAGCGCCGCATGCCGGGGCAACCGAGCCGCCGCGCTCATAGGACTCGGCCGCCTTGCCGACGCGCTTCATGAATGCGAGGAGGCTGTCCGACTCGACCCGGTCAGCGGCCGCGCCCACAGCCGCGTCGCAGGCGTTTGCCTTCGGTGAGCTTGCTGCAGTCTTCCTACTACCTCCACCATTGCGCTGGAACCTGTACTAGATTTTAGAACTGATTGCCCATCAAGATCTCTAGCTCTTGTTTCGATTTTGTTCTCCATGGTTCCATCTGCATGTTGATGTTGCTTTCTTGATGGCTTTCTCTGTGAGCGAGACGGAAGAGAAAGCAACATGAGTGTTGCGCCTTTCACTTTTTCCTTTTCACTGAGGCGGTGAGATGTAGTTCTGCGATTGCTCCGCCTTCACACTCCATTCATTTTATTTGCAGCCTCAGGATGGAAGATATTGATAATTTTTGCAATTAAAAATGAAAAAAATATTTCGCTGATTTATCTGGATGTAAGTAAAGCTAATGTTGTCTTGCTTTGATTGTGGGTAAAATTGTCATTAAAGCTTCCCATCACAAAACGCTGATAGAAGGGGTGTCTGCTTAGCTGTACTTTGTAAGGTTGCTTGATGACGATTTCGTTAGGTTCATTGGATTTAGACCACACAATGCTGATGCATCCTAAATTTCTGTTCCTTAATATTGTTTATACTGTAGATTGTCCTGACTCTCCCCTGGAATTAGGTGTCGACGACTGATGACATGCTCAATTATTTGAATTTCTGCTGATATGCTGTGAGAGTTGTGTTGTTTCAGACTGGGGATGATTGACAAGGCGCGGAGGCATTTCACCCAGGCGGGTCATCTTCAGCATTCAGACCCTGCCGAGTGGCATAAGCTGCAGGAGGTGGAGGTCCATCTGGGAAGATGCACAGATGCAAGGAAAATTGGGGATTGGAAGAGCGCTCTGAGGGAGGCTGATGCCGCCATTGCTGCTGGCGCCGACTCCTCTCAGTTGGTAACGACTTCCACATGATTGATGTTTTGATGAAGTGCTGGAAGTGTTGCTATATTGTGTTTGGTAGTGGAATTTATACCGACATCATGCTTTCCATGCAGCTTCTTGCCTTGAGGTCAGAAGCACTTCTCCGCCTTCACAAGCTGGAGGAGGCCGAGTCGACTCTTGCAAGCTTGCTGAAACTGGACAGTGCATTGCCCTCATCATTGACAGCAGCAAAACTCTCGGGGATGCTTGCTGAGTCATACATACATATTGTTCAAGCGCAGGTTGACATGGCATTTGGGAGGTGTGATCGTCTACACTTGATACGATACCCAATTTTTCGTGACGCTGGGTAAAAATCAGATTAGCATTAAAAGTTATTATTGGTTTATGCAGGTTTGATACTGCTGTTGCTGCAGCTGAGAAGGCTAGAGATCTTGATCCTGGGAACGCAGAAATCGGGATGGTTTTGAATAATGTGAGACTAGTCGCAAAAGCCCGAGAGCAAGGAAATGATCTCTTTAAAGCTGCCAAGTTTTTAGATGCGTCCATAGCCTATGGGGAAGGGCTCAAGTATGATCCCTTAAATTCAGTGCTCCACTGCAATCGAGCTGCTTGCTGGTCAAAGCTAGAAAAGTGGGGAAAAGCTGTCGACGACTGCAACGAGGCACTAAGAATACAGCCAAACTATACAAAGGCTCTCTTACGGCGAGCTGCGTCGTATGCTAAGGTAAGAATGAGTACGCACATATAATTTTTTTTACCCTTTTTATGTAATGTTCTGTTACCGTTGTATACTTTTATTCAGCTTGAGCGTTGGGTGGACTGTGTGCGGGACTATGAGGTGCTTCGGAAGGAGTTTCCCAG of Zea mays cultivar B73 chromosome 8, Zm-B73-REFERENCE-NAM-5.0, whole genome shotgun sequence contains these proteins:
- the LOC100285724 gene encoding TPR repeat-containing thioredoxin TTL1 (The RefSeq protein has 1 substitution compared to this genomic sequence) codes for the protein MSEADRIRHCTAALALHDDEVRDKPDAKANVFADLGSPVSPLRVRASVATSSSSSSGSAKSPAPSNAGMAGGRSHSGELVGECNPPRLMAHRRSGSGQLIFTGGGSRGRGGGSGDRGSTASSPMLNALPTGNIFPPVRVPATAAAPPPSRSRPDVLGSGTGHYGHGSIMRGTGMAPARSSIDSSFLGHSSRSPASFSASSGSLQEVTRLGNEWYKKGKYGEALRHYERAVALCPESAACRGNRAAALIGLGRLADALHECEEAVRLDPVSGRAHSRVAGVCLRLGMIDKARRHFTQAGHLQHSDPAEWHKLQEVEVHLGRCTDARKIGDWKSALREADAAIAAGADSSQLLLALRSEALLRLHKLEEAESTLASLLKLDSALPSSLTAAKLSGMLAESYIHIVQAQVDMAFGRSDTAVAAAEKARDLDPGNAEIGMVLNNVRLVAKAREQGNDLFKAAKFLDASIAYGEGLKYDPLNSVLHCNRAACWSKLEKWGKAVDDCNEALRIQPNYTKALLRRAASYAKLERWVDCVRDYEVLRKEFPSDKEVAEALFHAQIALKATRGEDVSNMKFGGEVEMVSNVEQLNAAISSPGVTVVYFMSTMNQQCTQITPSINILCTECPSVNFLKVNVNSSPMVARTENVRIVPTFKIYKGGVKVKEMICPSLHVLRYSVRHYSVSSS